Proteins from a genomic interval of Panthera tigris isolate Pti1 chromosome A2, P.tigris_Pti1_mat1.1, whole genome shotgun sequence:
- the FEZF1 gene encoding fez family zinc finger protein 1 isoform X1, translating to MLGSGRSVTSREQGNDGAAWPRLTDAGDSEMDSSCHNATAKMLATAPARGNMMSTSKPLAFSIERIMARTPEPKALPVPHFLQGAVPKGDPKHSLHLNSSIPCMIPFVPVAYDTSSKAGMTGSEPRKASLEAPAAPAAAPAAPAFSCSDLLNCALSLKGDLARDALPLQQYKLVRPRVVNHSSFHAMGALCYLNRGDGPCHPAAGVNIHPVASYFLSSPLHPQPKTYLAERNKLVVPAVEKYPSGVAFKDLSQAQLQHYMKESAQLLSEKIAFKTSDFSRGSPNTKPKVFTCEVCGKVFNAHYNLTRHMPVHTGARPFVCKVCGKGFRQASTLCRHKIIHTQEKPHKCNQCGKAFNRSSTLNTHTRIHAGYKPFVCEFCGKGFHQKGNYKNHKLTHSGEKQFKCSICNKAFHQVYNLTFHMHTHNDKKPFTCPTCGKGFCRNFDLKKHVRKLHDSSLGLARTSAGEPGTDPSPPLQQMPPATLPPLPPPLPPPGPLQPGLHPAHQ from the exons ATGTTGGGAAGTGGCAG GTCTGTGACAAGCAGGGAACAAGGCAACGACGGCGCAGCCTGGCCCCGGCTGACGGACGCTGGCGACTCAGAGATGGACAGTAGCTGCCACAACGCGACTGCCAAAATGTTAGCTACTGCTCCGGCCCGGGGCAACATGATGAGCACCTCCAAACCCTTGGCTTTCTCCATCGAACGAATCATGGCGCGCACCCCAGAGCCCAAGgccctgcccgtcccccacttccTTCAGGGAGCCGTGCCCAAGGGGGACCCCAAGCACTCTTTGCATCTTAACTCGTCGATCCCTTGCATGATCCCCTTCGTGCCTGTGGCGTACGATACGAGCTCCAAGGCTGGAATGACGGGTTCGGAGCCGCGGAAGGCGAGTCTGGAGGCTCCGGCGGCACCCGCAGCGGCGCCCGCAGCGCCCGCGTTCAGCTGCAGCGATCTGCTCAACTGCGCGCTGAGTCTCAAGGGCGACCTGGCCCGGGACGCGCTGCCGCTGCAGCAGTACAAGCTGGTAAGGCCCCGTGTGGTCAACCATTCTTCCTTCCACGCCATGGGAGCCCTGTGCTACCTGAATCGAGGTGACGGCCCCTGCCACCCGGCAGCCGGCGTTAACATCCACCCGGTGGCCTCCTACTTCCTCAGTTCCCCTCTGCACCCTCAGCCAAAAACGTATTTAGCTGAAAGAAATAAACTGGTGGTCCCGGCGGTGGAGAAGTACCCCTCGGGAGTAGCTTTCAAAGACTTGTCCCAGGCTCAACTGCAGCATTATATGAAAGAAAGCGCCCAGCTTCTGTCGGAAAAAATCGCGTTcaaaacctctgacttcagccgaGGCTCTCCTAATACCAAGCCCAAAGTTTTCACTTGCGAAGTGTGTGGAAAG GTCTTTAACGCACACTATAACTTAACCCGTCACATGCCAGTGCACACAGGAGCCAGACCCTTCGTTTGCAAAGTGTGTGGAAAGGGCTTCCGGCAAGCCAGCACCCTGTGCAGGCACAAGATCATTCATACCCAG GAAAAACCTCACAAATGTAACCAGTGTGGCAAAGCATTTAATAGAAGTTCCACTTTAAACACGCATACCCGAATACACGCAGGCTACAAACCGTTTGTGTGTGAATTCTGTGGCAAAGGATTTCATCAAAAAG GGAATTACAAAAACCACAAGTTGACCCACAGCGGGGAGAAGCAGTTCAAGTGCAGCATCTGCAACAAGGCTTTCCACCAGGTTTACAACCTCACCTTCCACATGCACACTCACAACGACAAGAAGCCCTTCACGTGCCCCACGTGTGGCAAAGGCTTCTGCAGGAACTTTGACCTCAAGAAGCACGTCCGCAAGCTACACGACAGCAGCCTGGGGCTGGCCCGCACGTCCGCTGGGGAGCCCGGCACGGACCCGTCGCCCCCTCTACAGCAGATGCCGCCTGCCACCCTGCCGCctctgccgccgccgctgccgcccccTGGTCCCCTGCAGCCCGGGCTCCACCCGGCCCACCAGTGA
- the FEZF1 gene encoding fez family zinc finger protein 1 isoform X2, whose protein sequence is MDSSCHNATAKMLATAPARGNMMSTSKPLAFSIERIMARTPEPKALPVPHFLQGAVPKGDPKHSLHLNSSIPCMIPFVPVAYDTSSKAGMTGSEPRKASLEAPAAPAAAPAAPAFSCSDLLNCALSLKGDLARDALPLQQYKLVRPRVVNHSSFHAMGALCYLNRGDGPCHPAAGVNIHPVASYFLSSPLHPQPKTYLAERNKLVVPAVEKYPSGVAFKDLSQAQLQHYMKESAQLLSEKIAFKTSDFSRGSPNTKPKVFTCEVCGKVFNAHYNLTRHMPVHTGARPFVCKVCGKGFRQASTLCRHKIIHTQEKPHKCNQCGKAFNRSSTLNTHTRIHAGYKPFVCEFCGKGFHQKGNYKNHKLTHSGEKQFKCSICNKAFHQVYNLTFHMHTHNDKKPFTCPTCGKGFCRNFDLKKHVRKLHDSSLGLARTSAGEPGTDPSPPLQQMPPATLPPLPPPLPPPGPLQPGLHPAHQ, encoded by the exons ATGGACAGTAGCTGCCACAACGCGACTGCCAAAATGTTAGCTACTGCTCCGGCCCGGGGCAACATGATGAGCACCTCCAAACCCTTGGCTTTCTCCATCGAACGAATCATGGCGCGCACCCCAGAGCCCAAGgccctgcccgtcccccacttccTTCAGGGAGCCGTGCCCAAGGGGGACCCCAAGCACTCTTTGCATCTTAACTCGTCGATCCCTTGCATGATCCCCTTCGTGCCTGTGGCGTACGATACGAGCTCCAAGGCTGGAATGACGGGTTCGGAGCCGCGGAAGGCGAGTCTGGAGGCTCCGGCGGCACCCGCAGCGGCGCCCGCAGCGCCCGCGTTCAGCTGCAGCGATCTGCTCAACTGCGCGCTGAGTCTCAAGGGCGACCTGGCCCGGGACGCGCTGCCGCTGCAGCAGTACAAGCTGGTAAGGCCCCGTGTGGTCAACCATTCTTCCTTCCACGCCATGGGAGCCCTGTGCTACCTGAATCGAGGTGACGGCCCCTGCCACCCGGCAGCCGGCGTTAACATCCACCCGGTGGCCTCCTACTTCCTCAGTTCCCCTCTGCACCCTCAGCCAAAAACGTATTTAGCTGAAAGAAATAAACTGGTGGTCCCGGCGGTGGAGAAGTACCCCTCGGGAGTAGCTTTCAAAGACTTGTCCCAGGCTCAACTGCAGCATTATATGAAAGAAAGCGCCCAGCTTCTGTCGGAAAAAATCGCGTTcaaaacctctgacttcagccgaGGCTCTCCTAATACCAAGCCCAAAGTTTTCACTTGCGAAGTGTGTGGAAAG GTCTTTAACGCACACTATAACTTAACCCGTCACATGCCAGTGCACACAGGAGCCAGACCCTTCGTTTGCAAAGTGTGTGGAAAGGGCTTCCGGCAAGCCAGCACCCTGTGCAGGCACAAGATCATTCATACCCAG GAAAAACCTCACAAATGTAACCAGTGTGGCAAAGCATTTAATAGAAGTTCCACTTTAAACACGCATACCCGAATACACGCAGGCTACAAACCGTTTGTGTGTGAATTCTGTGGCAAAGGATTTCATCAAAAAG GGAATTACAAAAACCACAAGTTGACCCACAGCGGGGAGAAGCAGTTCAAGTGCAGCATCTGCAACAAGGCTTTCCACCAGGTTTACAACCTCACCTTCCACATGCACACTCACAACGACAAGAAGCCCTTCACGTGCCCCACGTGTGGCAAAGGCTTCTGCAGGAACTTTGACCTCAAGAAGCACGTCCGCAAGCTACACGACAGCAGCCTGGGGCTGGCCCGCACGTCCGCTGGGGAGCCCGGCACGGACCCGTCGCCCCCTCTACAGCAGATGCCGCCTGCCACCCTGCCGCctctgccgccgccgctgccgcccccTGGTCCCCTGCAGCCCGGGCTCCACCCGGCCCACCAGTGA